The nucleotide window AGAGCTGGCGGAGGTCCCGTCGGTTCCCGGCTCGTTGAGCGAGGCGCTCGATGCGCTCGAGCGGGATCACGAATTCCTCCTGAAGGGCGATGTCTTCACCGAAGACGTCATCGAAACGTGGCTCTGGTACAAGCGGACGAAGGAGGTGGACCCGGTCCGGCTCCGGCCCCACCCGTACGAGTTCGTGCTGTACTACGATCTGTAGCTCGTTGTCGTCTCCCCCCAGGGCCCCGCGATTCCG belongs to Candidatus Methylomirabilota bacterium and includes:
- a CDS encoding type I glutamate--ammonia ligase, with translation ELAEVPSVPGSLSEALDALERDHEFLLKGDVFTEDVIETWLWYKRTKEVDPVRLRPHPYEFVLYYDL